CCAGGCGCCCGCAGGCACCACCCCGCGTCGCTGCTTCTTCGCAGCGTGATCCCGGCTCTGGTCAGCCGGAAGTCCTTGGTGTCGTAGTAAACGGTCTCCAGCGTCCGCTCGGCGGGAGGTTCCTGGGTGATCCCCTTGCCCGCCAGCTGCGGCACCCGCGCCGTCAGGCTCAGCTCGTATTTCCGTCCGGATTCCGCGCTTCGCATTCCCCAGCTCCTTCAGTCGTTTTCGGCCGCACCCGCAATGCCCTCGGCGATCGCGGGCACCAAGCCCTCGTCGAAGACGCTGGGCACGATGTGCTCCCGGTCGAGGTCGTCGCCGACCGTCGCGGCCAGCGCGTGCGAGGCCGCGAGCAGCATCCGGCCGGTCACCCGCGCGGCGCCGGAGTCGAGCAGCCCGCGGAACATCCCCGGGAACACGAGGACGTTGTTGATCTGGTTGGGCAGGTCGCTGCGGCCGGTCGCGACGATCTCCGCGTGCTCGCGCGCGGCGTCCGGATCGACCTCCGGATCCGGGTTGGCCAGCGCGAACACGATCGCCCGGTCGGCCATCCGCGCGAGGTCGTCGCCCTTGAGCAGGCCGCCGACGCTCACGCCGACGAAAACGTCCGCGTCCTGCAAAGCGTCTTGCAGGCTGCCCCGGACCGCGTCGCCGCGGTTGGTGTTCTCCGCGAGCCACTGCTTCTCGCCGGTCAGGTCGCGCTCGCTGTGCAGGGCGCCCTTGCTGTCGCAGACCACGATCCGCTCCGCGTCGAAATCCGCCTTCAGCAGCAGCCGGGCGATCGCGGACCCGGCCGCGCCGGCGCCGGAGATCACCACCGAGGTGTCCCCCGGCGTGCGGTCGGTCAGCTTCAGGGCGTTGTGCAGGGCGGCGAGCACGGCGATCGCGGTCCCGTGCTGGTCGTCGTGGAAGACGGGGATGTCCAGCTCGTCGTGCAGCTGCCGCTCGACGGTGAAGCACCGGGGCGCGGCGATGTCTTCGAGGTTGATCGCGCCGAAGGACGTCGCGAGGTCTTTTGCCGTGCGCACGAGGTCTTCGGGTTCGCGGCTGACCGGGCAGATCGGCCAGGCGTCGACATCGGCGAACCGTTTCAGCAGCGCCGCTTTGCCCTCCATCACCGGCAGCGCGGCGGCCGGGCCCTGGTCGCCGAGCCCGAGCAGCGCGGAACCGTCGGACACGATCGCCACGGAGTTGCTGCGCACCGTTTCCCGCGCGAGCACCGACGGGTCCTCGGCGACGCGTTTGGCCAGCTCGGCGACGCCGGGGGTGTAGTGCTCGGCGAGGTCGCCGGCGTCGTCGAGCCGCACTCGGGTGGTGACCTGGATCTTTCCGCGACTGCTCATGGCAGCCGGATACCCGGCGGGGCGGCGGCGGAATCGTGCTCAGCCCGAGCTCCGTCTCCTGCCCCCTCCCCGGCCTTGGCGGCCAGATGTCCGTGAGGGGAACCGTGAGGGAATCTGAGTACGTGAGGGTTCCCCTCACGTACCTTCGCCTGGCCCGGCGGGGCGGCGGCGGAATCGTGCTCAGTCCAGCACGAGCGCGGCGTCCGGTTCGGTCACCCGGAAACTGAAGCTCTCCTCCAGGTACAGCGTGAGCGTCTCGGC
The nucleotide sequence above comes from Amycolatopsis sp. AA4. Encoded proteins:
- a CDS encoding NADP-dependent malic enzyme, translating into MSSRGKIQVTTRVRLDDAGDLAEHYTPGVAELAKRVAEDPSVLARETVRSNSVAIVSDGSALLGLGDQGPAAALPVMEGKAALLKRFADVDAWPICPVSREPEDLVRTAKDLATSFGAINLEDIAAPRCFTVERQLHDELDIPVFHDDQHGTAIAVLAALHNALKLTDRTPGDTSVVISGAGAAGSAIARLLLKADFDAERIVVCDSKGALHSERDLTGEKQWLAENTNRGDAVRGSLQDALQDADVFVGVSVGGLLKGDDLARMADRAIVFALANPDPEVDPDAAREHAEIVATGRSDLPNQINNVLVFPGMFRGLLDSGAARVTGRMLLAASHALAATVGDDLDREHIVPSVFDEGLVPAIAEGIAGAAEND